Proteins found in one Solitalea lacus genomic segment:
- a CDS encoding ATP-binding protein has product MLFKDIEGNKEVKEQLIRSVKENRISHAQLFLGPEGSGAMSLAIAYAQYIACENKLDDDSCGQCSSCRKYQKFIHPDLHFSYPFIASKTNKVETSIDVIEEWRKALSADNYLSLNAWLKYLEVENKQPNIPIAECHAIIQKLSLKPFESEFKVLIMWLPEFLGNEGNSLLKIIEEPAHKTLFLLVAENRDKMLNTILSRTQLIKINKLSNKDIQQHFIDNHQSDSAQANRIAYLSNGNMATAYSIFNEEENKETGSFADWMRLCYTGNGTGIVKWVEDFAKIGRERQKNFIRYGLNIIRDCLLYGDGAKEMIYLEGEELDFVSKFSALVGIQKGEKLIKCFEEAIYHVERNANPKILFLDVSLQINRYLRS; this is encoded by the coding sequence ATGCTGTTTAAAGACATTGAAGGCAATAAAGAGGTTAAAGAACAATTAATTAGATCGGTAAAGGAAAACCGGATTAGCCATGCACAATTATTTTTGGGTCCTGAAGGCTCAGGCGCTATGTCCTTGGCTATTGCTTATGCGCAATATATTGCCTGCGAAAATAAGCTTGATGATGATTCCTGCGGGCAATGTTCCTCTTGCCGTAAATACCAAAAGTTCATTCACCCAGATCTGCATTTCTCATACCCGTTTATTGCCAGTAAAACGAACAAGGTTGAAACCAGCATTGATGTAATTGAGGAATGGCGCAAGGCTTTATCAGCCGACAATTACCTTTCTTTGAATGCTTGGTTAAAATACCTTGAAGTCGAAAACAAGCAACCTAACATTCCTATTGCCGAATGCCATGCTATCATTCAAAAGTTAAGTTTAAAGCCTTTTGAGTCAGAATTTAAGGTACTAATTATGTGGTTGCCTGAGTTCTTGGGTAATGAGGGAAACTCATTACTGAAAATTATTGAAGAGCCTGCACATAAAACCCTGTTCTTATTAGTAGCCGAAAACCGTGACAAGATGCTGAATACTATTCTTTCGCGAACACAACTTATTAAAATCAATAAGCTAAGCAATAAGGACATTCAACAGCACTTTATAGATAACCACCAGAGCGACTCGGCACAAGCGAATCGTATTGCTTATTTATCAAATGGCAACATGGCTACAGCCTACTCGATTTTCAATGAGGAAGAAAACAAGGAAACCGGCAGTTTCGCCGATTGGATGCGCTTATGTTATACTGGCAACGGAACCGGAATTGTAAAATGGGTAGAAGATTTTGCCAAAATTGGGCGCGAACGTCAAAAAAACTTCATCCGCTATGGATTGAACATTATTCGTGATTGTTTGTTATATGGAGACGGGGCCAAGGAAATGATTTATTTAGAGGGTGAGGAGCTCGACTTCGTTAGCAAGTTCTCAGCGTTGGTAGGCATTCAAAAAGGCGAAAAGTTGATAAAATGCTTTGAAGAAGCAATCTATCATGTTGAAAGAAATGCTAACCCTAAAATTTTATTTTTAGATGTATCTTTGCAAATTAATCGTTATTTGCGAAGTTAA
- the ruvX gene encoding Holliday junction resolvase RuvX produces MARLMAFDFGTKRLGIAVTDPLQIISTALTTIHPKDVVEFLKNYLLTEQIETFIVGEPKQMDSSPSESARHVEAFINLLKKQFPQIPIERMDERFTSKMASQSIAQSGLKKNVRQKKELIDTVSAVIILQSYMEKRSFGF; encoded by the coding sequence ATGGCACGATTGATGGCTTTTGATTTTGGTACCAAGCGTTTGGGTATTGCGGTAACGGATCCTTTGCAAATTATTTCTACTGCATTAACAACAATTCACCCAAAAGATGTGGTTGAATTTTTGAAGAATTACTTGCTGACCGAACAAATAGAAACTTTCATTGTCGGAGAGCCGAAGCAAATGGATAGCTCACCCTCAGAATCAGCTCGACACGTTGAAGCGTTCATTAATCTTTTAAAAAAACAATTTCCGCAGATTCCGATTGAGCGAATGGATGAACGGTTTACCTCCAAAATGGCCAGTCAAAGTATTGCCCAAAGTGGCTTGAAGAAAAACGTCAGGCAAAAAAAAGAATTAATAGATACTGTAAGTGCGGTCATTATCCTGCAATCGTATATGGAAAAGCGATCGTTTGGGTTCTAA
- the def gene encoding peptide deformylase yields MILPITAYGDPVLLKKAQPIDKDYPDLSGLINNMFETMYNASGVGIAAPQIGLSIRLFVIDAKPFGDDDDDEVSEAESKELKGFKRVFINAEMLEQTGEKWAFTEGCLSIPDIREDVMRPANIKIKYYDENWDEHIEDYSGIAARVIQHEYDHIEGKLFTDYLNPLKKAMLRGRLDAISKGNIKTDYKMKFPVKKKGRR; encoded by the coding sequence ATGATATTACCAATTACCGCCTATGGCGATCCTGTATTATTAAAAAAAGCACAACCTATTGATAAGGATTACCCTGATTTATCAGGTTTAATTAACAATATGTTTGAAACCATGTATAATGCCAGTGGTGTGGGTATTGCTGCTCCTCAGATTGGTCTTTCAATCCGTTTATTTGTTATTGATGCAAAACCATTTGGAGATGATGACGATGATGAGGTAAGTGAAGCAGAATCAAAAGAGCTAAAAGGGTTTAAACGGGTGTTTATTAATGCAGAAATGCTTGAACAGACTGGTGAAAAATGGGCTTTTACAGAGGGATGTTTAAGCATTCCGGATATTAGGGAAGACGTGATGCGCCCGGCAAATATCAAGATTAAGTATTATGATGAGAATTGGGATGAGCATATTGAAGACTATTCGGGAATTGCAGCACGTGTAATTCAGCATGAATACGATCACATTGAGGGTAAATTATTTACCGATTATCTGAATCCGTTAAAAAAAGCTATGTTGAGAGGCCGTTTGGATGCTATTTCTAAAGGAAACATTAAAACGGATTATAAGATGAAGTTTCCAGTCAAGAAAAAAGGAAGAAGATAA
- the leuB gene encoding 3-isopropylmalate dehydrogenase: MNKKIAVLSGDGIGPEVVAQAIKVLDAIAKKFNHTFEYSEALAGAIAIDKTGNPMPDETLKICLDSDAILFGAIGDPKYDNDPNAKVRPEQGLLKIRKEMGLFCNIRPVTTYDSLISKSPLKEDRIKGADLVVYRELTGGIYFGDKGRKGDGSIAYDNCEYSVEEIERIAKLAFEAAQARRKKLTLVDKANVLETSRLWRDVVKKMAPQYADVEVDFLFVDNAAMQMIVYPTQFDVILTENMFGDIISDEASVITGSLGLLASASIGAQTAMFEPCHGSYPQAAGKNIANPAATILSAAMMLDYFKLFEEANLIREAVQYSIDKGLSTVDVNPENPQSTSSVGNIISAYISEATVTA; encoded by the coding sequence ATGAACAAGAAAATAGCTGTACTTTCCGGCGACGGGATTGGACCAGAGGTTGTAGCACAAGCCATTAAGGTGTTAGATGCCATCGCAAAAAAATTCAATCACACATTTGAATATTCTGAAGCGCTTGCAGGTGCCATTGCAATAGATAAAACAGGCAATCCGATGCCTGATGAAACACTAAAAATCTGTTTAGATTCTGATGCAATTTTGTTTGGAGCCATTGGCGATCCGAAATACGACAATGACCCGAACGCAAAAGTTCGTCCGGAGCAAGGTTTATTAAAGATTCGTAAAGAAATGGGGTTATTCTGTAATATTCGCCCGGTAACTACTTACGATTCATTAATTAGTAAATCACCTTTAAAAGAAGACCGTATTAAAGGAGCAGATCTGGTTGTGTACCGTGAATTAACCGGTGGAATTTACTTTGGAGATAAAGGTCGCAAAGGCGATGGGTCAATTGCTTATGATAACTGCGAGTACTCAGTTGAAGAAATTGAGCGCATTGCCAAATTAGCATTTGAAGCAGCCCAAGCTCGTCGTAAGAAACTAACATTAGTTGATAAAGCTAATGTTTTAGAGACTTCTAGATTATGGAGAGATGTGGTAAAGAAAATGGCTCCACAATACGCTGATGTTGAAGTGGATTTTTTATTTGTTGATAATGCAGCAATGCAAATGATTGTATACCCAACACAATTTGATGTTATTTTAACTGAGAACATGTTTGGGGACATTATTTCAGATGAGGCGAGTGTTATAACGGGTTCACTTGGCTTATTGGCATCGGCATCAATTGGAGCCCAAACCGCCATGTTTGAACCTTGTCATGGCTCTTACCCACAAGCAGCAGGCAAGAACATTGCTAATCCGGCTGCAACCATTTTATCGGCTGCAATGATGTTGGATTATTTTAAACTTTTTGAAGAAGCTAATTTGATTCGGGAGGCGGTACAGTACTCAATCGATAAAGGTTTGTCAACTGTTGATGTTAACCCGGAAAATCCGCAAAGCACCTCTTCTGTTGGAAATATTATTTCTGCTTATATTTCTGAAGCAACTGTTACTGCATAA
- the leuD gene encoding 3-isopropylmalate dehydratase small subunit: MKAFKELTSTAVPMPIENIDTDQIIPARFLKATSREGFGDNLFRDWRYNSEGQPKADFVLNDARYSGKILVAGRNFGCGSSREHAAWSIHDYGFKVVVSSFFADIFKGNALNNFLLPVQVTEEFLQEILAAIIADPATELKIDLKTQSIELVNTGKSENFVIDGYKKMCLLNGFDDIDYLLSLKDRIEAFEHQAVKF; encoded by the coding sequence ATGAAAGCATTTAAAGAATTAACCTCAACGGCAGTTCCAATGCCGATTGAAAACATAGATACAGATCAGATCATTCCGGCTCGTTTCTTAAAAGCGACAAGTCGCGAAGGGTTTGGAGATAATTTATTCCGCGATTGGCGTTACAACAGTGAGGGCCAGCCAAAGGCTGATTTCGTTTTGAATGACGCTCGTTATAGTGGTAAAATTTTAGTAGCAGGCAGAAATTTTGGTTGTGGTTCTAGCCGTGAACATGCAGCATGGTCAATTCATGACTACGGCTTTAAAGTAGTAGTATCAAGTTTCTTTGCAGATATCTTTAAAGGCAATGCGTTAAACAATTTCTTACTGCCGGTTCAGGTTACTGAAGAGTTTTTACAAGAAATTTTAGCTGCTATAATTGCCGATCCAGCAACCGAACTAAAAATAGATCTGAAAACCCAATCCATTGAATTGGTAAACACAGGCAAATCAGAGAATTTCGTAATAGACGGATACAAAAAAATGTGCCTCCTTAACGGTTTTGACGATATTGATTACTTGCTTTCTCTTAAAGACAGGATTGAAGCCTTCGAGCACCAAGCTGTTAAATTTTAA
- the leuC gene encoding 3-isopropylmalate dehydratase large subunit — protein sequence MGKTLFDKVWDAHVVTTTEGGIDVLYIDKHLIHEVTSPQAFAELEQRGISLFRSKKMVATADHNVPTIDQHLPIKDDLSRFQVNKLTENCNKFGVELYGLGHKYQGIVHVIGPELGITQPGMTIVCGDSHTSTHGAFGSIAFGIGTSQVAMVMASQCLLQQKPKKMRINVNGKLAKGVLPKDVVLYIIAKLSANGGTGYFVEFAGNIFREMSMEGRMTVCNMSIEMGARGGMIAPDDITIDYVRGREFAPQGEAFEKASAYWKSLTTDADAVFDAEYSYIAEDIEPMITYGTNPGMGIKVTDTVPTEDTFSGKESFNKALSYMGLEAGENMIGKQVNYVFIGSCTNSRIEDLRIAAQVVKGHKKAENVHAFIVPGSKQVEAQAIAEGLDKIFEEAGFQLREPGCSACLAMNDDKIPAGEYCVSTSNRNFEGRQGPGARTFLASPLVAAVAALEGKIADVKPYLN from the coding sequence ATGGGTAAGACCTTATTTGACAAAGTTTGGGATGCACACGTTGTAACAACTACCGAAGGCGGTATCGATGTGTTGTATATCGACAAGCATTTAATACACGAAGTAACCAGTCCTCAGGCATTTGCAGAACTGGAACAACGGGGTATTTCTTTATTCCGCTCTAAAAAAATGGTGGCAACCGCCGATCATAACGTTCCAACTATCGACCAGCATTTACCAATTAAAGATGATCTATCACGCTTTCAGGTTAACAAACTAACCGAAAACTGTAACAAGTTTGGGGTTGAATTGTATGGACTTGGTCATAAATATCAAGGCATCGTGCATGTAATTGGTCCGGAATTAGGTATTACACAGCCAGGCATGACCATTGTTTGCGGTGATAGCCATACCTCAACTCATGGTGCTTTTGGTTCCATTGCATTTGGTATAGGCACAAGTCAGGTTGCTATGGTAATGGCTAGTCAGTGCTTATTGCAGCAAAAACCTAAAAAAATGCGCATCAATGTGAACGGCAAATTAGCCAAAGGCGTTCTTCCCAAAGATGTTGTATTATATATCATTGCAAAACTAAGTGCTAATGGAGGAACCGGGTATTTTGTAGAATTTGCCGGTAATATTTTCCGAGAAATGAGCATGGAAGGCAGAATGACAGTATGTAACATGAGTATTGAAATGGGAGCCCGTGGAGGAATGATTGCCCCTGACGATATAACCATAGACTATGTTCGTGGACGTGAGTTTGCCCCTCAAGGCGAAGCTTTTGAAAAAGCATCTGCATATTGGAAATCATTGACAACAGATGCCGATGCTGTTTTTGATGCAGAATACTCATATATTGCTGAAGACATTGAACCAATGATTACCTATGGTACCAATCCGGGTATGGGAATTAAGGTTACAGATACCGTTCCAACAGAAGATACATTCTCTGGTAAAGAAAGTTTTAATAAAGCATTAAGCTATATGGGGCTTGAAGCCGGCGAAAACATGATTGGCAAACAAGTTAATTATGTTTTTATTGGAAGCTGCACCAATTCTCGAATTGAAGACTTACGAATCGCGGCTCAAGTAGTAAAAGGTCATAAGAAAGCTGAAAATGTTCATGCCTTTATCGTTCCCGGCTCTAAGCAAGTAGAAGCACAGGCGATAGCAGAAGGATTGGACAAGATTTTTGAAGAAGCAGGATTCCAGTTACGCGAACCAGGCTGCTCAGCTTGTTTGGCCATGAATGACGATAAAATTCCAGCTGGCGAATATTGCGTTTCTACTTCAAATAGAAACTTTGAAGGCCGTCAAGGTCCTGGAGCCCGTACTTTCTTAGCCAGTCCTTTGGTTGCGGCTGTTGCTGCTCTGGAAGGCAAGATTGCTGATGTAAAACCGTATTTGAATTAA
- a CDS encoding 2-isopropylmalate synthase, whose product MSTRKIQIFDTTLRDGEQVPGCKLNTPEKVEIARNLEKLGVDVIEAGFPISSPGDFKSVVEISKAVTEPIVCGLSRAVQKDIETAAEALKYAKRPRIHTGIGTSDSHILHKFNSTREEIIERAVAAVKYAKRFVEDVEFYAEDAGRTDNEYLARVCEAVVAAGATVLNIPDTTGYCLPHEYGAKIKYLKENVKGIDKAILSTHCHNDLGLATANSIEGVINGAGQIECTINGIGERAGNTSLEEVVMIMRQHPYLNLITGVESKMLYPISQLVSEKMQMFVQPNKAIVGSNAFAHSSGIHQDGVIKNRETYEIMDPADVGVDQSLIVLTARSGRAALAYRAHKIGYLLTKDALDEVYTQFLIVADRKKEVYDNDIHELMKDVKIELSA is encoded by the coding sequence AAACTGGGGGTTGACGTAATCGAGGCAGGTTTCCCAATTTCTAGCCCTGGGGACTTTAAATCAGTAGTGGAAATATCAAAAGCTGTAACCGAACCAATTGTGTGCGGTTTATCTCGTGCAGTACAAAAAGACATTGAAACAGCTGCTGAGGCATTAAAATATGCTAAACGCCCTCGGATTCATACCGGAATAGGAACTTCGGATTCTCATATTCTGCACAAATTTAATTCAACCCGTGAAGAAATTATTGAACGTGCCGTTGCTGCTGTAAAATATGCCAAACGCTTTGTTGAAGATGTGGAATTTTATGCTGAAGATGCCGGCCGTACTGATAATGAATACTTAGCACGAGTTTGTGAGGCTGTAGTTGCGGCAGGAGCAACTGTCCTTAATATTCCTGACACAACAGGCTATTGTTTGCCACATGAATACGGTGCAAAAATCAAATACTTAAAAGAAAACGTAAAAGGGATAGACAAAGCCATTTTATCAACACACTGCCATAATGATTTAGGATTAGCGACTGCTAACTCAATTGAAGGAGTAATAAATGGAGCAGGACAGATTGAGTGTACTATTAACGGCATAGGTGAACGAGCAGGAAACACTTCTTTAGAAGAAGTAGTAATGATTATGCGTCAGCATCCGTACCTAAACCTGATTACCGGAGTTGAGTCCAAAATGCTTTATCCAATCAGCCAACTTGTTTCTGAAAAAATGCAGATGTTTGTGCAGCCAAACAAAGCCATTGTCGGCTCAAATGCATTTGCGCATTCTTCGGGTATTCACCAAGATGGCGTCATTAAAAATCGTGAAACATACGAAATTATGGACCCGGCTGATGTTGGTGTCGATCAGTCTTTAATTGTTCTTACAGCTCGCAGCGGTCGTGCAGCATTGGCTTATCGTGCGCACAAAATTGGCTACTTGCTTACCAAAGATGCTTTGGACGAAGTATATACTCAATTCTTAATAGTAGCCGATCGTAAGAAAGAAGTTTACGACAATGACATTCATGAATTGATGAAAGACGTGAAGATTGAGCTTTCGGCTTAA